From Microplitis mediator isolate UGA2020A chromosome 11, iyMicMedi2.1, whole genome shotgun sequence, one genomic window encodes:
- the LOC130677323 gene encoding MAP kinase-activating death domain protein isoform X1 yields MDVQKKFLCPRLVDYLAIVGTKAPPVSRQPVQLPELLRRYPVEDHKDFPLPLDMVYFCQPEGCSSVGPKKSAQKDSTSFTFTLTDKDSGKTRYGICVNFYRPVERYTSASGSNNVWKKKDKNDIKLRKESWRRSMERSTDSAFSSDYRSSVIGPSDSEREFPSRRGSDTPLASRAPRLGITAPSCDSESGGSHSPSPRASRRRQRIRNHSLTSLCIISHHPFFSRFRECLFVLKKLIDACNENALPQKVGASRQTNRDTVWSVLTSQSFQGASSLVLHDVREIETWILRLLSAPVPVPDKTRVELEILSPQVPALCFALPDHTRFSLVDFPLHLPLELLGVEICLKVLTLILLEHKIVLQSRDYNALSMSVMAFVTMIYPLEYMFPAIPLLPTCMSCAEQLLLAPTPFVIGIPASFLMYKKNFRMPDDIWLVDLDSNKIVPPSGTHETIPPLPEPEGTILKNHLKQSMQLMDQAGSNNINMGSNQLSSKTSPQSGVPSPSRRESSASHQSTLSVIPSSRHRPSVDQGNSSQHSPISSPGASTASSPSRLSFSSPVGAKPTNQSQQQQQQPFNPFIYGNDVDSVDVATRVAMVRFFNSQNLLANFTEHTRTLRLYPRPVVAFQINSFLRSRPRTSEFLDKFARTQAVEFLAEWSLTPNNVAFLRVQTGVFDPAQIGDKARWFADSLEPIYFSVWDASNSLINAIKSLEEMENQPTDESGSDSEGADSTSSSYSSLSDFVSEMASSDLSPSNNHSQTTQHQMSLSVDPKNLYNPPDSLQYPGNEEDTAARPDSPASTSSSHSDLSSPSCNRDSELELNPKAQEIFQVPKNMPPMIPSLERQPSIGNVMDRTPSITGTGPLLPRQMSIGDNSQRRSSLAGSPKVNERSPASPVNPFTRQSSDKIDGNGVLRQSSQGSLFEQIASQAKDLVRETTRQSSQDGILAHMDKLKIQAKEKINEAGEDSLFAPLEHLTQQTKKAVDGATKSVQEASKSALEASKTAAGVSKNTLDDLTYVGKSTFGDLTKSAKEATKKGLLKSLGESQQSPEQIPQSARQSLKRDSLNTQLVASESRGGRRDLGRDFFSNVSNDINGIAAQTSNMFSDLFGSKNNSNRNSNNLLSGAQKVKDKSSMPSFSPFKRGKGGLMDKSSLIKHTSNRNDAEDIQRAQNNERTNTNNDNQAFITEVINQVLAGEGIGYFKLNRLKKLMEDESYRDVVVTKLNRGINRKISPDDHIDDVCISRPIYKGMLMCLQAVASGLAHTYHNYGLGGMASVFQLMEIAHTHYWSKDLTDGGYEAPLLLQASSFESHENLRSNLANKSELVDVTKTLSSQHLHDGSQVHLEISHAVSPSSASDSNQSTADLFLDMFSKKGKLLSKLASFDSESGSRTTHGSSIISSSDTSDNKNALSNHPAFRQSHQSTLSIRSAVSDSEVEQGNNRNEKRGSIWSSKSSLSAGFRYHGGNLLPTTTTPSPEAARTYLFEGLLGKERSRLWDQMQFWEDAFLDAVAQERDMIGMDQGPGEMMERYKSLSDSERRRLEHDEDRLLCTLLHNLTAILVMLNVEKVELKRKIRRLLGKSHIGLIYSQELNQLLDQIDNLHGNDIDLKPLTSRQMHRQSFTVHAGTDAEGELRFLEVRHDGLVLRSVNGVIVERWWYERLVNMTCSPKNKVLCLSKRNGDQLELHNYYTKKSKDLYYCIKDAIEKAAARGRANLGVELGDEFPVQDVKTGEGGLLQVCIEGVGLLFANSKDFEFFVRFEHIRKCFTQNGGIFVLEEFNPKTRQIIQHKYLSSMAREICYAVICVFSYLATGLKQRKLSRQEQESLSNTGVTIKERKIKHTDN; encoded by the exons atggacgtgcagaaaaaatttttgtgtccGAGACTGGTTGATTATTTGGCTATCGTTGGAACTAAAGCACCACCAGTTTCACGACAACCTGTTCAG tTACCGGAATTATTACGTCGCTATCCAGTTGAAGACCACAAGGATTTTCCTTTACCGCTGGATATGGTTTACTTTTGTCAACCAGAAGGTTGTTCGAGTGTTGGGCCTAAAAAAAGTGCACAGAAAGATTCGACTTCATTTACATTTACTCTCACTGATAAAGAttctg GTAAAACTCGTTACGGAATatgtgttaatttttatcgacCAGTTGAACGCTATACGTCTGCATCCGGGTCTAATAACGTCTGGAAAAAAAAGGATAAGAATGACATTAAGTTACGTAAAGAAAGTTGGCGTAGGAGTATGGAGCGTAGCACTGATTCAGCCTTTTCGAG tGACTACAGGAGCAGCGTAATTGGCCCCAGTGATTCTGAAAGGGAATTCCCAAGTCGTAGAGGATCTGATACACCATTAGCTAGTAGGGCTCCTCGCTTGGGAATAACTGCTCCGAGTTGCGACAGCGAAAGTGGTGGAAGTCATTCGCCATCACCTCGAGCTTCTCGTCGACGTCAA aGGATAAGAAATCATTCATTAACTTCATTATGTATTATATCTCACCATCCATTTTTTTCACGTTTTCGTGAATGTTtgtttgtattaaaaaaacttattgaCGCTTGTAATGAAAATGCATTGCCGCAAAAAGTTGGAGCATCACGACAGACAAATag agACACTGTCTGGAGTGTACTGACATCGCAATCCTTCCAAGGAGCTTCATCACTCGTATTACATGACGTACGTGAAATAGAAACCTGGATTTTGCGATTACTCAGTGCCCCAGTTCCAGTCCCTGATAAAACGCGCGTagaacttgaaattttatcacCACAAGTTCCGGCTTTGTGTTTTGCTCTGCCAGATCACACGCGTTTTTCTCTTGTTGATTTTCCTTTACATCTTCCATTAGAACTTTTAGGCGTTGAAATTTGTCTGAAAGTCCTAACATTAATTCTTCTAGAACATAag attGTCCTCCAGTCAAGAGATTACAATGCTCTCTCAATGTCCGTAATGGCATTCGTTACAATGATTTATCCATTAGAATACATGTTCCCAGCTATTCCGCTGCTGCCGACGTGCATGAGTTGCGCTGAACAATTACTATTAGCACCAACGCCTTTTGTCATCGGAATACCCGCCTCTTTTTtgatgtacaaaaaaaattttcgtatgcCAGATGATATTTGGCTAGTCGATCTAGACAGCAATAAAATAGTCCCACCAAGTGGTACTCATGAAACAATACCTCCGCTTCCGGAACCCGAAGGcactattttgaaaaatcatctCAAACAATCAATGCAATTAATGGATCAAGCCGGCtctaat aATATAAATATGGGGTCAAATCAGTTATCATCGAAAACATCTCCGCAGTCTGGAGTGCCGTCTCCAAGCCGCAGAGAAAGCTCAGCGTCTCATCAATCAACTCTAAG TGTGATACCTTCGTCGCGACATAGACCTAGTGTAGACCAAGGAAACTCATCACAACATAGTCCAATAAGTTCACCAGGAGCCTCAACAGCATCGAGCCCGAGTCGTTTGTCATTTAGTAGCCCGGTTGGAGCGAAACCAACCAATCAATctcagcagcagcaacagcaaccATTCAACCCTTTCATTTACGGCAATGACGTTGACTCAGTTGATGTCGCGACACGTGTAGCGATGGTTAGATTCTTTAATTCGCAGAATCTACTAGCGAATTTCACGGAACATACTCGCACACTGAGACTTTATCCCCGTCCAGTGGTTGCGTTTCagataaattcatttttgcggTCACGCCCGAGGACAAGTGAATTCTTGGACAAATTCGCACGAACCCAAGCCGTTGAATTTTTAGCAGAGTGGTCTCTGACTCCCAATAATGTCGCGTTTTTACGAGTACAAACTGGGGTATTTGATCCTGCGCAAATTGGAGATAAGGCTCGTTGGTTTGCTGATTCATTGGAacctatttatttttctgtatgGGATGCTTCGAATTCTCTTATCAATGCTATAAAATCGCTCGAGGAAATGGAAAACCAACCGACAGATGAAAGCGGATCTGATTCTGAAGGTGCTGATAGCACTAGCTCATCTTATTCATCTTTATCGGACTTTGTTTCGGAAATGGCTTCTTCTGATTTATCGCCCA gtAACAATCATTCACAAACAACCCAGCATCAAATGTCACTGTCAGTGGATCCTAAAAATCTTTACAATCCTCCAGACTCATTACAGTATCCCGGTAATGAAGAAGATACAGCAGCACGTCCTGATAGCCCAGCAAGTACTTCTTCTAGTCACAGTGATCTCAGTAGTCCAAGTTGCAATCGAGACTCGGAACTTGAACTTAATCCGAAAGCTCAAGAAATCTTTCAAGttccaaaaaat atgCCGCCGATGATTCCAAGTCTGGAACGACAACCGAGTATTGGAAACGTCATGGATCGGACTCCAAGTATAACTGGGACCGGGCCACTGCTACCTCGTCAAATGAGCATCGGAGATAATTCACAGCGTAGATCTAGTTTAGCTGGAAGTCCTAAAGTAAACGAACGCTCGCCAGCTTCACCAGTTAATCCATTCACTCGACAGAGCAGCGACAAAATTGACGGCAACGGCGTCCTCAGACAATCATCTCAAGGATCGTTATTTGAGCAAATAGCTTCCCAAGCCAAAGATTTGGTTCGTGAAACCACAAGGCAGAGTAGCCAAGACGGTATTTTAGCGCACATGGACAAGCTGAAGATTCAagcgaaagaaaaaataaacgaaGCTGGAGAAGACAGTCTTTTTGCTCCCCTTGAACAT ctaACGCAACAAACGAAAAAAGCTGTAGACGGAGCAACAAAGTCTGTGCAAGAAGCTTCGAAGTCAGCTTTGGAAGCGAGCAAGACCGCTGCTGGTGTCAGTAAAAATACTCTTGACGATTTGACGTACGTGGGGAAAAGTACTTTTGGGGATTTAACTAAAAGTGCTAAGGAAGCAACCAAGAAAGGTCTATTGAAG AGCTTGGGTGAATCTCAACAGTCCCCAGAACAAATACCCCAGTCAGCACGCCAATCACTTAAACGTGATTCATTGAACACACAGTTAGTAGCGTCAGAATCACGTGGTGGTCGACGAGATCTTGGTCGTGATTTTTTCAGTAATGTCAGCAACGATATTAATGGAATAGCCGCTCAAACGAGCAATATGTTCAGTGATTTATTcggtagtaaaaataattcaaatcgcaatagtaataatttattatcggGAGCTCAGAAGGTTAAAGATAAATCATCAATGCCGTCATTTAGTCCATTTAAGCGCGGGAAAGGTGGATTAATGGATAAATCATCATTAATAAAGCACACTAGCAATAGAAATGACGCCGAGGATATTCAAAGAGCGCAAAACAACGAGCGAACAAATACAAATAATGACAATCAAGCTTTTATTACTGAAGTTATAAATCAAGTTCTAGCTGGAGAGGGAATTGGTTACTTCAAACTTAATAGATTAAAGAAACTTATGGAAGATGAAAGTTATAGAGATGTTGTCGTCACTAAATTAAATCGCGGTATAAATCGTAAAATAAGTCCCGATGACCACATTGACGACGTC TGTATATCGCGGCCAATTTACAAGGGAATGCTAATGTGCCTTCAAGCAGTGGCCAGTGGTTTAGCTCATACTTATCATAATTACGGCCTCGGTGGTATGGCATCGGTATTTCAATTAATGGAAATTGCTCATACACACTATTGGAGTAAAGATCTCACTGATGGAGGATATGAAGCGCCTTTGCTATTACAA GCAAGCTCATTTGAAAGTCATGAAAATTTACGGTCTAACTTGGCTAATAAATCAGAACTGGTTGACGTCACTAAAACACTATCATCACAGCATTTACATG atggaTCACAAGTTCATTTGGAAATATCACATGCAGTATCGCCGTCGTCTGCCAGTGACAGTAATCAATCGACGGCAGATTTATTTCTTGatatgttttcaaaaaaagggaaattattaagtaaactggcgtcttttgattctgaaaGTGGTAGTCGTACGACGCACGGGTCATCGATTATTAGTTCAAGTGATACATCGGATAATAAAAACGCGCTATCGAACCATCCAGCATTCCGACAGTCTCAtcagtcaacattatcgataCGCAGTGCTGTATCGGACAGTGAAGTTGAGCAGGGTAATAATCGTAATGAAAAACGAGGTAGTATTTGGTCAAGTAAATCATCTTTAAGTGCTGGGTTTCGTTATCACGGCGGTAATTTATTGCCAACTACTACGACACCTAGTCCAGAAGCTGCGAgaacttatttatttgaag GTTTGTTGGGTAAAGAAAGATCACGACTATGGGATCAAATGCAATTTTGGGAAGACGCGTTTTTAGATGCCGTAGCACAAGAACGTGATATGATTGGTATGGATCAAGGGCCAGGTGAAATGATGGAaag ATATAAAAGTTTGAGTGACAGTGAACGTCGTCGACTAGAACACGACGAAGATCGACTACTGTGTACATTATTACACAATTTAACAGCAATATTAGTGATGCTTAATGTAGAAAAAGTAGAACTTAAGCGAAAAATTCGTCGTTTGTTAGGTAAAAGTCATATCGGTTTAATTTACAGTCAGGAACTTAATCAATTACTCGATCAAATTGACAACTTG CACGGGAACGATATCGATTTGAAGCCACTAACGTCTCGACAAATGCATAGACAATCGTTTACCGTCCATGCTGGTACAGATGCCGAAGGCGAGTTGCGTTTTCTAGAAGTTCGGCATGATGGATTAGTATTACGATCGGTAAACGGTGTAATTGTCGAGCGTTGGTGGTATGAACGCTTAGTTAATATGACATGTAGTCCCAAAAATAAGGTATTATGTTTATCTAAACGTAATGGCGACCAGTTGGAACtgcataattattatacgAAAAAA agtAAGGATCTTTACTACTGTATAAAAGATGCGATTGAAAAAGCAGCAGCTCGCGGTCGAGCTAATCTAGGAGTTGAACTGGGAGACGAATTTCCAGTGCAAGATGTAAAAACCGGAGAAGGCGGATTACTTCAAGTATGCATTGAAGGTGTGGGATTATTATTTGCCAATAGCAAG GATTTCGag TTCTTCGTGAGGTTTGAACATAttcgaaaatgtttcactCAAAACGGAGGAATTTTTGTACTTGAAGAATTTA
- the LOC130677323 gene encoding MAP kinase-activating death domain protein isoform X2 — translation MDVQKKFLCPRLVDYLAIVGTKAPPVSRQPVQLPELLRRYPVEDHKDFPLPLDMVYFCQPEGCSSVGPKKSAQKDSTSFTFTLTDKDSGKTRYGICVNFYRPVERYTSASGSNNVWKKKDKNDIKLRKESWRRSMERSTDSAFSSDYRSSVIGPSDSEREFPSRRGSDTPLASRAPRLGITAPSCDSESGGSHSPSPRASRRRQRIRNHSLTSLCIISHHPFFSRFRECLFVLKKLIDACNENALPQKVGASRQTNRDTVWSVLTSQSFQGASSLVLHDVREIETWILRLLSAPVPVPDKTRVELEILSPQVPALCFALPDHTRFSLVDFPLHLPLELLGVEICLKVLTLILLEHKIVLQSRDYNALSMSVMAFVTMIYPLEYMFPAIPLLPTCMSCAEQLLLAPTPFVIGIPASFLMYKKNFRMPDDIWLVDLDSNKIVPPSGTHETIPPLPEPEGTILKNHLKQSMQLMDQAGSNNINMGSNQLSSKTSPQSGVPSPSRRESSASHQSTLSVIPSSRHRPSVDQGNSSQHSPISSPGASTASSPSRLSFSSPVGAKPTNQSQQQQQQPFNPFIYGNDVDSVDVATRVAMVRFFNSQNLLANFTEHTRTLRLYPRPVVAFQINSFLRSRPRTSEFLDKFARTQAVEFLAEWSLTPNNVAFLRVQTGVFDPAQIGDKARWFADSLEPIYFSVWDASNSLINAIKSLEEMENQPTDESGSDSEGADSTSSSYSSLSDFVSEMASSDLSPSNNHSQTTQHQMSLSVDPKNLYNPPDSLQYPGNEEDTAARPDSPASTSSSHSDLSSPSCNRDSELELNPKAQEIFQVPKNMPPMIPSLERQPSIGNVMDRTPSITGTGPLLPRQMSIGDNSQRRSSLAGSPKVNERSPASPVNPFTRQSSDKIDGNGVLRQSSQGSLFEQIASQAKDLVRETTRQSSQDGILAHMDKLKIQAKEKINEAGEDSLFAPLEHLTQQTKKAVDGATKSVQEASKSALEASKTAAGVSKNTLDDLTYVGKSTFGDLTKSAKEATKKGLLKSLGESQQSPEQIPQSARQSLKRDSLNTQLVASESRGGRRDLGRDFFSNVSNDINGIAAQTSNMFSDLFGSKNNSNRNSNNLLSGAQKVKDKSSMPSFSPFKRGKGGLMDKSSLIKHTSNRNDAEDIQRAQNNERTNTNNDNQAFITEVINQVLAGEGIGYFKLNRLKKLMEDESYRDVVVTKLNRGINRKISPDDHIDDVCISRPIYKGMLMCLQAVASGLAHTYHNYGLGGMASVFQLMEIAHTHYWSKDLTDGGYEAPLLLQASSFESHENLRSNLANKSELVDVTKTLSSQHLHDGSQVHLEISHAVSPSSASDSNQSTADLFLDMFSKKGKLLSKLASFDSESGSRTTHGSSIISSSDTSDNKNALSNHPAFRQSHQSTLSIRSAVSDSEVEQGNNRNEKRGSIWSSKSSLSAGFRYHGGNLLPTTTTPSPEAARTYLFEGLLGKERSRLWDQMQFWEDAFLDAVAQERDMIGMDQGPGEMMERYKSLSDSERRRLEHDEDRLLCTLLHNLTAILVMLNVEKVELKRKIRRLLGKSHIGLIYSQELNQLLDQIDNLHGNDIDLKPLTSRQMHRQSFTVHAGTDAEGELRFLEVRHDGLVLRSVNGVIVERWWYERLVNMTCSPKNKVLCLSKRNGDQLELHNYYTKKSKDLYYCIKDAIEKAAARGRANLGVELGDEFPVQDVKTGEGGLLQVCIEGVGLLFANSKFFVRFEHIRKCFTQNGGIFVLEEFNPKTRQIIQHKYLSSMAREICYAVICVFSYLATGLKQRKLSRQEQESLSNTGVTIKERKIKHTDN, via the exons atggacgtgcagaaaaaatttttgtgtccGAGACTGGTTGATTATTTGGCTATCGTTGGAACTAAAGCACCACCAGTTTCACGACAACCTGTTCAG tTACCGGAATTATTACGTCGCTATCCAGTTGAAGACCACAAGGATTTTCCTTTACCGCTGGATATGGTTTACTTTTGTCAACCAGAAGGTTGTTCGAGTGTTGGGCCTAAAAAAAGTGCACAGAAAGATTCGACTTCATTTACATTTACTCTCACTGATAAAGAttctg GTAAAACTCGTTACGGAATatgtgttaatttttatcgacCAGTTGAACGCTATACGTCTGCATCCGGGTCTAATAACGTCTGGAAAAAAAAGGATAAGAATGACATTAAGTTACGTAAAGAAAGTTGGCGTAGGAGTATGGAGCGTAGCACTGATTCAGCCTTTTCGAG tGACTACAGGAGCAGCGTAATTGGCCCCAGTGATTCTGAAAGGGAATTCCCAAGTCGTAGAGGATCTGATACACCATTAGCTAGTAGGGCTCCTCGCTTGGGAATAACTGCTCCGAGTTGCGACAGCGAAAGTGGTGGAAGTCATTCGCCATCACCTCGAGCTTCTCGTCGACGTCAA aGGATAAGAAATCATTCATTAACTTCATTATGTATTATATCTCACCATCCATTTTTTTCACGTTTTCGTGAATGTTtgtttgtattaaaaaaacttattgaCGCTTGTAATGAAAATGCATTGCCGCAAAAAGTTGGAGCATCACGACAGACAAATag agACACTGTCTGGAGTGTACTGACATCGCAATCCTTCCAAGGAGCTTCATCACTCGTATTACATGACGTACGTGAAATAGAAACCTGGATTTTGCGATTACTCAGTGCCCCAGTTCCAGTCCCTGATAAAACGCGCGTagaacttgaaattttatcacCACAAGTTCCGGCTTTGTGTTTTGCTCTGCCAGATCACACGCGTTTTTCTCTTGTTGATTTTCCTTTACATCTTCCATTAGAACTTTTAGGCGTTGAAATTTGTCTGAAAGTCCTAACATTAATTCTTCTAGAACATAag attGTCCTCCAGTCAAGAGATTACAATGCTCTCTCAATGTCCGTAATGGCATTCGTTACAATGATTTATCCATTAGAATACATGTTCCCAGCTATTCCGCTGCTGCCGACGTGCATGAGTTGCGCTGAACAATTACTATTAGCACCAACGCCTTTTGTCATCGGAATACCCGCCTCTTTTTtgatgtacaaaaaaaattttcgtatgcCAGATGATATTTGGCTAGTCGATCTAGACAGCAATAAAATAGTCCCACCAAGTGGTACTCATGAAACAATACCTCCGCTTCCGGAACCCGAAGGcactattttgaaaaatcatctCAAACAATCAATGCAATTAATGGATCAAGCCGGCtctaat aATATAAATATGGGGTCAAATCAGTTATCATCGAAAACATCTCCGCAGTCTGGAGTGCCGTCTCCAAGCCGCAGAGAAAGCTCAGCGTCTCATCAATCAACTCTAAG TGTGATACCTTCGTCGCGACATAGACCTAGTGTAGACCAAGGAAACTCATCACAACATAGTCCAATAAGTTCACCAGGAGCCTCAACAGCATCGAGCCCGAGTCGTTTGTCATTTAGTAGCCCGGTTGGAGCGAAACCAACCAATCAATctcagcagcagcaacagcaaccATTCAACCCTTTCATTTACGGCAATGACGTTGACTCAGTTGATGTCGCGACACGTGTAGCGATGGTTAGATTCTTTAATTCGCAGAATCTACTAGCGAATTTCACGGAACATACTCGCACACTGAGACTTTATCCCCGTCCAGTGGTTGCGTTTCagataaattcatttttgcggTCACGCCCGAGGACAAGTGAATTCTTGGACAAATTCGCACGAACCCAAGCCGTTGAATTTTTAGCAGAGTGGTCTCTGACTCCCAATAATGTCGCGTTTTTACGAGTACAAACTGGGGTATTTGATCCTGCGCAAATTGGAGATAAGGCTCGTTGGTTTGCTGATTCATTGGAacctatttatttttctgtatgGGATGCTTCGAATTCTCTTATCAATGCTATAAAATCGCTCGAGGAAATGGAAAACCAACCGACAGATGAAAGCGGATCTGATTCTGAAGGTGCTGATAGCACTAGCTCATCTTATTCATCTTTATCGGACTTTGTTTCGGAAATGGCTTCTTCTGATTTATCGCCCA gtAACAATCATTCACAAACAACCCAGCATCAAATGTCACTGTCAGTGGATCCTAAAAATCTTTACAATCCTCCAGACTCATTACAGTATCCCGGTAATGAAGAAGATACAGCAGCACGTCCTGATAGCCCAGCAAGTACTTCTTCTAGTCACAGTGATCTCAGTAGTCCAAGTTGCAATCGAGACTCGGAACTTGAACTTAATCCGAAAGCTCAAGAAATCTTTCAAGttccaaaaaat atgCCGCCGATGATTCCAAGTCTGGAACGACAACCGAGTATTGGAAACGTCATGGATCGGACTCCAAGTATAACTGGGACCGGGCCACTGCTACCTCGTCAAATGAGCATCGGAGATAATTCACAGCGTAGATCTAGTTTAGCTGGAAGTCCTAAAGTAAACGAACGCTCGCCAGCTTCACCAGTTAATCCATTCACTCGACAGAGCAGCGACAAAATTGACGGCAACGGCGTCCTCAGACAATCATCTCAAGGATCGTTATTTGAGCAAATAGCTTCCCAAGCCAAAGATTTGGTTCGTGAAACCACAAGGCAGAGTAGCCAAGACGGTATTTTAGCGCACATGGACAAGCTGAAGATTCAagcgaaagaaaaaataaacgaaGCTGGAGAAGACAGTCTTTTTGCTCCCCTTGAACAT ctaACGCAACAAACGAAAAAAGCTGTAGACGGAGCAACAAAGTCTGTGCAAGAAGCTTCGAAGTCAGCTTTGGAAGCGAGCAAGACCGCTGCTGGTGTCAGTAAAAATACTCTTGACGATTTGACGTACGTGGGGAAAAGTACTTTTGGGGATTTAACTAAAAGTGCTAAGGAAGCAACCAAGAAAGGTCTATTGAAG AGCTTGGGTGAATCTCAACAGTCCCCAGAACAAATACCCCAGTCAGCACGCCAATCACTTAAACGTGATTCATTGAACACACAGTTAGTAGCGTCAGAATCACGTGGTGGTCGACGAGATCTTGGTCGTGATTTTTTCAGTAATGTCAGCAACGATATTAATGGAATAGCCGCTCAAACGAGCAATATGTTCAGTGATTTATTcggtagtaaaaataattcaaatcgcaatagtaataatttattatcggGAGCTCAGAAGGTTAAAGATAAATCATCAATGCCGTCATTTAGTCCATTTAAGCGCGGGAAAGGTGGATTAATGGATAAATCATCATTAATAAAGCACACTAGCAATAGAAATGACGCCGAGGATATTCAAAGAGCGCAAAACAACGAGCGAACAAATACAAATAATGACAATCAAGCTTTTATTACTGAAGTTATAAATCAAGTTCTAGCTGGAGAGGGAATTGGTTACTTCAAACTTAATAGATTAAAGAAACTTATGGAAGATGAAAGTTATAGAGATGTTGTCGTCACTAAATTAAATCGCGGTATAAATCGTAAAATAAGTCCCGATGACCACATTGACGACGTC TGTATATCGCGGCCAATTTACAAGGGAATGCTAATGTGCCTTCAAGCAGTGGCCAGTGGTTTAGCTCATACTTATCATAATTACGGCCTCGGTGGTATGGCATCGGTATTTCAATTAATGGAAATTGCTCATACACACTATTGGAGTAAAGATCTCACTGATGGAGGATATGAAGCGCCTTTGCTATTACAA GCAAGCTCATTTGAAAGTCATGAAAATTTACGGTCTAACTTGGCTAATAAATCAGAACTGGTTGACGTCACTAAAACACTATCATCACAGCATTTACATG atggaTCACAAGTTCATTTGGAAATATCACATGCAGTATCGCCGTCGTCTGCCAGTGACAGTAATCAATCGACGGCAGATTTATTTCTTGatatgttttcaaaaaaagggaaattattaagtaaactggcgtcttttgattctgaaaGTGGTAGTCGTACGACGCACGGGTCATCGATTATTAGTTCAAGTGATACATCGGATAATAAAAACGCGCTATCGAACCATCCAGCATTCCGACAGTCTCAtcagtcaacattatcgataCGCAGTGCTGTATCGGACAGTGAAGTTGAGCAGGGTAATAATCGTAATGAAAAACGAGGTAGTATTTGGTCAAGTAAATCATCTTTAAGTGCTGGGTTTCGTTATCACGGCGGTAATTTATTGCCAACTACTACGACACCTAGTCCAGAAGCTGCGAgaacttatttatttgaag GTTTGTTGGGTAAAGAAAGATCACGACTATGGGATCAAATGCAATTTTGGGAAGACGCGTTTTTAGATGCCGTAGCACAAGAACGTGATATGATTGGTATGGATCAAGGGCCAGGTGAAATGATGGAaag ATATAAAAGTTTGAGTGACAGTGAACGTCGTCGACTAGAACACGACGAAGATCGACTACTGTGTACATTATTACACAATTTAACAGCAATATTAGTGATGCTTAATGTAGAAAAAGTAGAACTTAAGCGAAAAATTCGTCGTTTGTTAGGTAAAAGTCATATCGGTTTAATTTACAGTCAGGAACTTAATCAATTACTCGATCAAATTGACAACTTG CACGGGAACGATATCGATTTGAAGCCACTAACGTCTCGACAAATGCATAGACAATCGTTTACCGTCCATGCTGGTACAGATGCCGAAGGCGAGTTGCGTTTTCTAGAAGTTCGGCATGATGGATTAGTATTACGATCGGTAAACGGTGTAATTGTCGAGCGTTGGTGGTATGAACGCTTAGTTAATATGACATGTAGTCCCAAAAATAAGGTATTATGTTTATCTAAACGTAATGGCGACCAGTTGGAACtgcataattattatacgAAAAAA agtAAGGATCTTTACTACTGTATAAAAGATGCGATTGAAAAAGCAGCAGCTCGCGGTCGAGCTAATCTAGGAGTTGAACTGGGAGACGAATTTCCAGTGCAAGATGTAAAAACCGGAGAAGGCGGATTACTTCAAGTATGCATTGAAGGTGTGGGATTATTATTTGCCAATAGCAAG TTCTTCGTGAGGTTTGAACATAttcgaaaatgtttcactCAAAACGGAGGAATTTTTGTACTTGAAGAATTTA